Proteins encoded together in one Camelus dromedarius isolate mCamDro1 chromosome 11, mCamDro1.pat, whole genome shotgun sequence window:
- the LOC105094378 gene encoding LOW QUALITY PROTEIN: large ribosomal subunit protein uL23-like (The sequence of the model RefSeq protein was modified relative to this genomic sequence to represent the inferred CDS: deleted 2 bases in 1 codon; substituted 1 base at 1 genomic stop codon) translates to MKMMLKAKKEIPAPYPPKAEDKAKTLKAKKAVMEGITAIIKEKAXMSSTFQRPKTLQLIKQRKHPGMNPPRRNKLDHYASIKVTSTTESAVKKIKDNSTLVFTVDVKVNKHQIKQAVKKLCDVDMAKVSTLIRPDGEKKVCVPLAHDHDALNVANKIGII, encoded by the exons ATGAAGATGATGctgaaagcaaagaaggaaatccCTGCTCCTTACCCTCCCAAAGCTGAAGACAAAGCAAAGACTTTGAAGGCCAAGAAGGCAGTGATGGAAGGCATC ACAGCCATAATAAAAGAGAAGGCCTGAATGTCATCCACCTTCCAACGGCCCAAAACACTGCAGCTCATAAAGCAGCGCAAACATCCTGGGATGAACCCTCCCAGAAGAAACAAGCTCGACCACTATGCCAGCATCAAGGTCACCTCGACCACTGAGTCAGCCGTAAAGAAGATAAAAGACAACAGCACACTTGTGTTCACTGTGGATGTCAAGGTCAACAAGCACCAGATCAAACAGGCTGTGAAGAAGCTCTGTGACGTTGACATGGCCAAGGTCAGCACTCTTATCAGGCctgatggagagaaaaaggtGTGTGTTCCACTGGCTCATGATCATGATGCCTTGAATGTTGCCAACAAAATTGGGATCATCTAA